One Campylobacter sp. MIT 99-7217 genomic window, AAAAGAAATTAAAATGAACTTTCAACGCATTTTTTTTATCTTTGTGCGAAAAAGTTTAAAAATGCTTGAGGGCTTTGCTTCAAAAAGTTCTTCATCAAGCACTTTATCAGCAAGGCTTCTTGCTAATTTTTCATCAAATTTTTGCCCATGTAAATTTGCTGAACTTGAATAAAACCAGCCATTTTTTTCTAAAAATCTAGCATGCAAACCCTCTTTTACCACTCTTAAGGCTCTTGAGTTTGGAAAAATAAAGCTTGTTTTTTTAGCCTTTCTGAGCCTATTTTTAAATTTATTTGGCACACGCACAAACTCTTTTAGCTCGCTAAATTTAGCCGTTGTGATGAGGCAGGGCTGATTTAAAGGACGCTTTTTAAGAGCGTTTAGCTTTTTTAAATCCTTACTTAAAAAGCCAGCCGTGGTGTCAGTTTGAGCTAAATAAATCATAGACAAAAGCTTGCACCCAAATCTGCTACGCCTTTATAAACACTACTTGTAACTATGGCATCAATGCCTGTTTTAGCGTATGCTTTGGCGTTTTTTTCATTTATCCCACCTGCTGCTAAAATCACAGCTTCCTTAAAATTTGCCTTTTTAAAATCCACCAAATTTTCAAGCTCTTCCACCTTCATTTTATCGCATTGAACGCCATTTACGCCGTATTTTAAAAGCTCTTTTGCAAAGCTTAAGTTCTCAGCTTCTACGATGATTTTTCGCTCGCAAAGCTCTGCTTTAAATTTAGCTATATTTTGCAAAAATGAGTTCTCATTTTCAAAGGCTAAAAAATGGGTTTTAAAAAATAAAACACTATCGCTAAGTCCTAGTCTATGCACTTTTGCACCACCTTCTAAAGCAGCTTTTAAGCAAAGCTTTTTAGAAAAGGGAAAAATCTTTCTTGTTACTAAAATTTGACAATTTTCATTCACGCTTTGAGCCTCTTTTTTCATCAAAAAAGCCTTTGTAGCTATGCCACAAGCATGTTCTAATAAATTTTGAACACTTTTATAAATCAAATGCAAAGTCTTAAAATCGCCATCAAGACTTAAAATTTCACTCCCAGCTTTGATAAAATCTTTGTTTTCAAAAGCACTTTGAAAGCCTAAATTATAAATCCTAGCAAGATTATTAACCATATCAAGACAGCTTAAGATTATATCCTCTCTTGTGTAAATTACGCATTTTGCTTTTGCACGATCATCAAGCAAATGCGTACTTAAATCCCCAAAAGGCGCATCATCAAGAATAAAGCTTTCAAGTTCGTTTTGCGAAAAATGTATCATAATAAGCCTTTATGATTTTAAATAAATTTACTCAAAATTTCAAATCCCCATTTCATATCTTACACTTTCTTTTTCATACTGCTTAGCAATGCTTTCATAATCAGCAAAATACACCATATCTTTAATATTTTTATAAATGGAGCTTGAAAGAATATCTATAAATTCCTTATATCTTTTTTTGTGAGCAACAATATAAAATTT contains:
- a CDS encoding Sua5/YciO/YrdC/YwlC family protein, with translation MIYLAQTDTTAGFLSKDLKKLNALKKRPLNQPCLITTAKFSELKEFVRVPNKFKNRLRKAKKTSFIFPNSRALRVVKEGLHARFLEKNGWFYSSSANLHGQKFDEKLARSLADKVLDEELFEAKPSSIFKLFRTKIKKMR
- a CDS encoding molybdenum ABC transporter produces the protein MIHFSQNELESFILDDAPFGDLSTHLLDDRAKAKCVIYTREDIILSCLDMVNNLARIYNLGFQSAFENKDFIKAGSEILSLDGDFKTLHLIYKSVQNLLEHACGIATKAFLMKKEAQSVNENCQILVTRKIFPFSKKLCLKAALEGGAKVHRLGLSDSVLFFKTHFLAFENENSFLQNIAKFKAELCERKIIVEAENLSFAKELLKYGVNGVQCDKMKVEELENLVDFKKANFKEAVILAAGGINEKNAKAYAKTGIDAIVTSSVYKGVADLGASFCL